ATTTACTTGGAATCATCAGGTTTGCCCACGATAGCGAAATCAAGTATCTTTCTGTCCCGAGAACATTTTTTGCGATCATCGTTTTTTCTTTTGTTGTTTACCTGATTCCTGGCATGTGGGGAGCTCCGCTTAAATCTGTGAGCGCCTTTTTACCTCCCAGCGCAACGCAGGATTTTGACCTTAGTGCAAGTGTTTCCGTACCCGCATCATCACCTAATAATGCTGATATTAAAAAGAAATATGCGGAAATCTTCCACGACCGAGGTACGCCAAAGGGGTTCGACCCATTTTATGATTACGATCAAGCTTTAGAAGTAGCTAAACAAATAAATAAGCCCGTGCTAATTGATTTTACCGGTTGGAACTGCGTGAACTGTCGAAAAATGGAAGCGAACGTATGGACAGAACCTAAAGTTAAGGAATTACTCAACAACGAATTTGTAATGGCTGAGTTATTCGTAGATGATAAGACCGCTCTTCCACAAGAGGATCAATATGTTTCTACCTATAGCAATAAAAAGATCAATTCGATTGGTAAAAAATGGAGCGACTTTCAGGCAGCTAAATTCAACAGTAATTCGCAGCCCTTATACGTAATCGTTGATGGCGATGGCAGTGTTCTAGTTCCTCCTCAGGGTGCAAATTATGATCCTGAAAACTATATCACATTTTTAGAAAGTGGTATAGCAGCTTATAAAAATCGACAATAGCTTTTACTTATTATTTATTAAGAATTTATATTTACCACATGAGCACAATAAAAAATATAGCCGTATTTACTTCAGGAGGAGATTCTCCAGGCATGAATGCCGCAATCAGAGCCGTTGTAAGAACAGCGCTACATTATAATTTAAATGTTTTTGGAATACAGCGTGGCTATGACGGTATGGTAAACGGAGATATCTTTCCGATGGATGCCAAGTCGGTTGCTAATATCATTCAACGTGGCGGAACCGTTTTAAAAACGGCTCGCAGCAAAGAATTTATGACTCCAGAGGGGAGACAAAAAGCATACGAGCAATTAAGAGAATTCAACATTAATGGCTTGGTCGCTATTGGTGGTGATGGCACTTTTACGGGCGCTGCTAAGTTTATTCAGGAACATGATATTCCGGTAATGGGTTTACCAGGTACAATTGACAATGATCTTGCCGGCACAGACTTTACCATTGGTTATGATACGGCGATTAATACCGTTATAAATGCAGTAGATAAAATTAGAGACACGGCAGAATCACACGATCGCTTATTCATTGTGGAGGTTATGGGACGTGATTCAGGCTTAATCGCTTTGAGAAGTGGGATTGGCACCGGAGCAGAAGCCATTCTCATACCGGAAAGTGCTACTGATTCAAGTGCTTTATTGGACAAACTAGCCCACGGGAGAAAAAACAAATCTTCAAAAATTGTATTAGTTGCGGAAGGTGATGAAGAAGGGGGCGCATTTACTATTGCAGAAATGGTAAAAGACAAATTCCCAAATTATGATACTCGGGTATCAATATTGGGACATATTCAGCGAGGGGGCAGTCCAACCTGTATGGACAGAGTATTAGCAAGTCGGCTTGGAGTAGCGGCAGTAGAAGCGTTGCTGGAAGGCCGTAAGGGCGAGATGGTAGGACTTATCAATGGAACAGTTGCTTTTACCTCATTCGATAAAGCTATTAAGCATATCGACTCCCTTACCCCAAGTTTATTAAAAATAGTAAACATACTATCTTAATATAGAAGGAAACGAAAGGGGGCTTAGTTAGTTCATGTGGCCCCCTTTTAATATTAAATAAGTTTTTTATACTAGTTTTAAATCGTTTAGTCTCGCCTTGGTATCCTTTCCCGTATAATTTGCGGCGGTAAGCTTTTAATTTTCGGGTCTGTCCTTCAAAAACGTATATTTAAGTATAATGCATCGCCTTAGTAAAATTTTGCTAACAACCATCGGTATAACTATTATTTTACTATACAGTCCTTAATCAGAAACGCTAATTTTTCAGTTTTGCTTTAAAAACTTTCTTAAACTTCTCCATTTTTGGTGCTATTACAAACTGGCAGTATCCTTGATCAGGATTAAGTCTATAATAATTTTGATGATAGTCTTCTGCTATATAAAACGGACCATATGGTTTAACAGCTGTTACTATGGGCTTGGCATAAACTTTTTCTTCATTTAGGCGTTTTATATAAAAGTCTATTTTATCTTTCTGTTCCTGATTGTGATAAAAAATAGCCGACCGATACTGTGTTCCGATGTCATTCCCTTGCCTATTCAATTGTGTTGGATCATGTGCCACAAAAAAAGCTTCAAGAAGTTCGTCATAAGTAATCTTTTCTGGATTATACAAGATATTGACAGCCTCGGCATGTCCCGTGTTCCCACCGGTTACCTGCTTATAGGTTGGGTTTTTCAAATGACCTCCTGTATATCCGGAAATTACTGTATCTACCCCCTCAAGCTCTTGAAATTGTGCTTCTACACACCAAAAACAACCAGCCGCGAAAGTAGCTGTATCACCCCGTTGACTTCCCGATCCTGGTAAAACCTGCCGCTCCGAATGGACAGATGGTTTTTCATTACGCCCATTAGCGCATGCAAGGCATGCAATAATAACGACAGACCATAGGATTAAAGTTTTGCCTTGCATGATTTTACAATCTAAATAAATTTATACCACAAAAAACACATCTAATCTATTCGAATAACAATTTTACCAAATTGATCGGCGTTATCCATTTTTCTGATAGCCTCTTCTGCATGGGCCAACGGATGGATGGAATCGATTAAGGGCTTTATCTGATGTTTATTTACAAATGTCATCATTTGATTAAAGTCTTTTGGAGAGCCCATAGTACTTCCCAATATACTTAACTGTTTCCAAAAAATCTTCCTTGCATTGAGCTCCGGCAAGTCTCCAGAGGCAGTTCCTCCGAAAAACACAATTCTTCCTCCAGGCTTCGCTAAATCTATATGGTGGGCAAAGCCTGTGCCTAAAGAGCTGTCAATAATTACATCAAACCCTCCGTCGGGCTTTATTTTTTCTGGCCAATTTTTGTCCGTATACAATACACCCGCTTTTGCTCCAACATCTATCGCCTTTTTTATTTTTTGCCTTTTTCCAGAAGTTACGTAAACCTCTGCATCGGCGTGTATTGCCCATTGCAAAACAAAAGTGGCAACACCACCTCCCACGCCTGTTATTAAGATCTTTTCGCCTTTCTGTAAATTTGCCTTAGAAAAAACAGCTCGCCAAGCCGTTAAGCCCGCTAAGGGAAAAGCTGCCGCCTCCTCTACAGTCAAATGTGCCGGGACAGGATAAAGGTTCTGCACTGGTATTTTAACATATTCAGCGAAAGTTCCGTTTTGTGGAAGCCCCAAAATATTGAAATCGGTTCCCTGAACAGCCTCATTATCGCCCCAATTGATAGCAGGATTAATCATCACCTCTTTTCCTATCCACTCCCCTTCAGATTCGCTCCCTACCTCTTCCACATCGCCCGCACCATCCGAACCTAAAATTATCGGAAACCTTAAACCTGCGTACTGCCCTTTCTGTATCCAAAAATCTCTTCGGTTTAATGCCGCGGCCTTTATTCTAACCAATGCTTCATTTGCTTTTAACTGTGGTTTATCCACATATTTTACTGTTAATGGTAAATTAATTCCATCTAACACAATCGCTTTCATCTGTAAATAATTTTTTGTAAATATTCATCTTAAAAGCACTCATGAACCGCTCTGCGGCTTTTAATCCATCGGCATAGGCCTCCTACCATTTTCAAAATTTATATCCCAAAATGTGACAAATGAAATATACAAATGGACGGTCCTTAGCGCTATTTTTGCACTCATCAAAGAGCATGATATAAAAACGGCAGTGTTAGCCAACGCAAACACTGCCTTTAATAAATCTTTTAAATGGTTGTGAGAGGCCTATTTTTTTGCTTCAGCATAGCGCTCACCGACTGATTTCCAGCATATAACGTTGAAAATCTCTTCTAAATAAGATGGGCGCTTATTTTGATATTTCAAATAATAAGCATGCTCCCAAACATCTATCCCAAGAATAGGTGTACCTTTAATTTCAGCAATATCCATTAAGGGGCTATCTTGGTTAGGTGTTGAAGTTACTTGCAATTTTCCTGCACTATCAACAACTAGCCAAGCCCATCCGGACCCGAAACGGGTAGCACCGGCTTCTTGTAATTTCTTTTTCAGTTCTCCAAACGAGCCGAATGTCTCATCAATAGCTGAAGCAAGGGCTCCACTTGGTGTTGTTTCCGCGTCAGGGGACAAAATAGTCCAAAATAATGAATGGTTATAATGCCCTCCTCCATTGTTACGTACCGCTGCTGGATACTTTGAGATATTTTTTATGATATCTTCAATAGAAAGCGATTCAGCATCTGTACCAGAAACCGCATCATTTAATTTATCCACATATGTCTGATGGTGTTTGCCATGATGGATTT
This Olivibacter sp. SDN3 DNA region includes the following protein-coding sequences:
- the pfkA gene encoding 6-phosphofructokinase yields the protein MSTIKNIAVFTSGGDSPGMNAAIRAVVRTALHYNLNVFGIQRGYDGMVNGDIFPMDAKSVANIIQRGGTVLKTARSKEFMTPEGRQKAYEQLREFNINGLVAIGGDGTFTGAAKFIQEHDIPVMGLPGTIDNDLAGTDFTIGYDTAINTVINAVDKIRDTAESHDRLFIVEVMGRDSGLIALRSGIGTGAEAILIPESATDSSALLDKLAHGRKNKSSKIVLVAEGDEEGGAFTIAEMVKDKFPNYDTRVSILGHIQRGGSPTCMDRVLASRLGVAAVEALLEGRKGEMVGLINGTVAFTSFDKAIKHIDSLTPSLLKIVNILS
- the msrA gene encoding peptide-methionine (S)-S-oxide reductase MsrA; protein product: MQGKTLILWSVVIIACLACANGRNEKPSVHSERQVLPGSGSQRGDTATFAAGCFWCVEAQFQELEGVDTVISGYTGGHLKNPTYKQVTGGNTGHAEAVNILYNPEKITYDELLEAFFVAHDPTQLNRQGNDIGTQYRSAIFYHNQEQKDKIDFYIKRLNEEKVYAKPIVTAVKPYGPFYIAEDYHQNYYRLNPDQGYCQFVIAPKMEKFKKVFKAKLKN
- a CDS encoding zinc-binding dehydrogenase gives rise to the protein MKAIVLDGINLPLTVKYVDKPQLKANEALVRIKAAALNRRDFWIQKGQYAGLRFPIILGSDGAGDVEEVGSESEGEWIGKEVMINPAINWGDNEAVQGTDFNILGLPQNGTFAEYVKIPVQNLYPVPAHLTVEEAAAFPLAGLTAWRAVFSKANLQKGEKILITGVGGGVATFVLQWAIHADAEVYVTSGKRQKIKKAIDVGAKAGVLYTDKNWPEKIKPDGGFDVIIDSSLGTGFAHHIDLAKPGGRIVFFGGTASGDLPELNARKIFWKQLSILGSTMGSPKDFNQMMTFVNKHQIKPLIDSIHPLAHAEEAIRKMDNADQFGKIVIRID
- a CDS encoding superoxide dismutase, translated to MAFSLPALPYASDALEPHIDKETMEIHHGKHHQTYVDKLNDAVSGTDAESLSIEDIIKNISKYPAAVRNNGGGHYNHSLFWTILSPDAETTPSGALASAIDETFGSFGELKKKLQEAGATRFGSGWAWLVVDSAGKLQVTSTPNQDSPLMDIAEIKGTPILGIDVWEHAYYLKYQNKRPSYLEEIFNVICWKSVGERYAEAKK